The following proteins are co-located in the Mesotoga sp. UBA6090 genome:
- a CDS encoding xanthine dehydrogenase family protein molybdopterin-binding subunit — MSDLQERVVGRRIKRVDALEKVDGRAKFAADVSFDRQVYCALVIAKKAHGVLKTIDASAAIRLPGVEGVFTWKDIPGENQLGDVIRDMPCLVKEGEKIRFYGDVVAVVAAKDKKTAEEAADLVKIEVEELRPVLTIEDALKDEVLVHGKSNIGVSKKIRKGNPSGYFENCELVFEGEFYAHYQEQAYMETQGVIVVPDIDYGFTVYGTMQCPYYVQGALSHVLGIPMSRVRVIQTETGGAFGGKEDVPSYVAAYAAVASYNLKRPAKLIYSREIDIQTTSKRHPVKSHYKVALEGKKIKAMQIEACMDMGAYATLTPIVMFRTLVHAAGAYEIENVDVDVCAVYTNKVPPGAFRGFGSPQVLFAVESMLDDIASQMGFDPMEFREINTLKRGSRTSTDHLLLHSVGAPETLSRVKKASNWQRLVAETEQFNKDNEDFKRGVGVSHIFYGVSLGAGGQALDKSGAHVLINKDGSVEVRIGGTEMGQGAKTVIAIMAAEELGQRIERILVHQPDTAFVPDSGPTVASRTTIYSGNAVRSACIALREKLIPVFREITGSSSAGVKFAGGSVYDEDGKRMRFDEIVEEAYKRNVKLFETGWYETPKLNFDMENGIGEAYVTYSYASQVVQVEVDLATGSTKVLKAFTAHDVGKSVNPEGVIGQIQGGFAQGMGYAIYEDLKHRDGKIISDNFNTYIIPTVHEVPSELVIDVVEDPFPEGPYGAKGIGEPSLMPVPAAVANAVSMAVGKRVRRIPVTPEYVLSLIEGNSSN; from the coding sequence ATGTCTGATTTGCAAGAGAGAGTTGTTGGCAGAAGAATCAAGAGGGTAGATGCCCTGGAAAAGGTTGATGGCCGGGCGAAATTTGCTGCCGATGTTTCTTTTGACAGACAGGTTTACTGTGCTCTGGTTATTGCGAAGAAAGCTCACGGGGTTCTCAAGACGATTGACGCTTCAGCCGCCATAAGGCTTCCCGGTGTGGAAGGTGTCTTCACCTGGAAGGATATTCCCGGTGAGAATCAGCTTGGCGACGTAATAAGAGATATGCCTTGTCTTGTGAAGGAAGGAGAGAAGATCAGATTTTACGGTGACGTAGTGGCGGTAGTTGCTGCGAAGGATAAGAAAACTGCCGAAGAAGCCGCTGATCTTGTGAAGATAGAGGTCGAAGAGCTCCGGCCGGTACTGACAATAGAAGATGCCTTGAAGGACGAGGTTCTTGTTCATGGAAAGTCAAATATCGGAGTTTCGAAGAAAATACGAAAAGGAAATCCATCTGGATATTTTGAGAACTGTGAACTTGTTTTTGAAGGAGAGTTCTATGCGCACTATCAGGAGCAGGCCTACATGGAGACCCAGGGAGTAATAGTAGTACCGGATATTGACTACGGTTTTACGGTCTACGGTACTATGCAGTGCCCTTACTATGTGCAGGGAGCGCTTTCGCATGTTCTGGGCATTCCAATGAGCAGGGTGAGAGTCATACAGACCGAAACGGGTGGAGCATTTGGAGGCAAGGAAGATGTTCCCTCTTACGTCGCTGCTTACGCAGCGGTTGCTTCCTACAATCTCAAAAGGCCTGCGAAACTGATATATTCGAGAGAGATCGATATTCAAACCACCTCAAAGCGTCATCCGGTCAAGTCTCATTATAAAGTTGCTCTTGAAGGAAAGAAAATCAAGGCGATGCAGATAGAGGCCTGTATGGATATGGGAGCTTATGCCACGCTCACGCCAATCGTCATGTTTAGAACGCTTGTGCATGCAGCCGGCGCTTACGAGATTGAAAATGTCGATGTTGATGTTTGCGCCGTCTACACTAACAAGGTTCCGCCCGGAGCTTTCAGGGGCTTTGGATCGCCACAGGTTCTCTTTGCTGTCGAAAGTATGCTTGATGATATAGCTTCTCAAATGGGGTTCGATCCCATGGAGTTCAGAGAAATCAACACGCTGAAGAGAGGATCGAGAACTTCTACAGATCATCTTCTGCTTCACAGTGTCGGAGCACCGGAGACTCTATCGAGAGTCAAGAAGGCCTCGAACTGGCAGAGACTGGTGGCAGAGACAGAGCAGTTCAACAAGGACAACGAGGACTTCAAGAGGGGTGTGGGAGTTTCTCACATCTTCTATGGGGTAAGTCTTGGCGCCGGTGGACAGGCTCTTGACAAGTCCGGCGCGCACGTCCTGATAAATAAAGACGGTTCTGTAGAAGTAAGAATCGGTGGAACGGAAATGGGACAGGGGGCAAAGACAGTAATCGCGATAATGGCTGCCGAAGAGCTGGGTCAGAGAATAGAAAGAATCCTGGTCCATCAGCCGGACACGGCCTTTGTCCCGGACAGCGGACCGACAGTAGCCTCCAGGACTACTATCTATTCAGGAAACGCGGTAAGAAGTGCCTGTATTGCTTTGCGGGAAAAATTGATTCCCGTGTTCCGTGAAATAACGGGTAGCAGCTCCGCCGGCGTGAAGTTTGCAGGCGGCTCTGTTTATGATGAAGACGGAAAGAGAATGAGATTTGATGAAATAGTCGAAGAGGCTTACAAGAGAAATGTCAAGTTGTTTGAGACCGGTTGGTATGAGACTCCGAAATTGAATTTCGATATGGAAAATGGGATCGGAGAGGCTTATGTAACGTACTCGTATGCGAGTCAGGTTGTACAGGTTGAAGTTGATTTAGCAACGGGCTCAACCAAAGTTTTGAAGGCTTTCACAGCTCATGACGTAGGAAAGTCCGTAAATCCCGAAGGAGTGATAGGTCAGATACAGGGAGGATTCGCTCAGGGTATGGGGTACGCAATATATGAAGATCTGAAGCATAGAGATGGCAAAATTATCTCCGACAACTTCAACACATACATTATCCCAACTGTCCATGAAGTTCCCTCTGAGCTCGTTATTGATGTGGTGGAGGATCCCTTCCCCGAAGGGCCGTACGGCGCTAAGGGAATTGGTGAACCATCACTCATGCCGGTTCCTGCCGCGGTTGCCAATGCCGTTTCCATGGCAGTTGGAAAGCGGGTAAGAAGAATACCCGTAACTCCTGAGTACGTGCTGAGTCTAATCGAAGGAAATTCGAGTAATTAG
- a CDS encoding PLP-dependent cysteine synthase family protein → MGKFVLGPTFEEMLHPEKIDRKTREIAWKMREEDPLDPINLYNISWRDIDNRIYYFVLPKEFTGVDANIVILYGKDFPTGSHKVGATYSILMEKVLRGEVDPTYHTLVWPSTGNYGIGGAWVGCRMKFDSVVILPEEMSSERFDIIREYGARVIATPGCESNVKEIYDKAKELKAANPEKVRVLNQFEELGNYRFHYYVTGNTILEMMDELRLGNGRVSAVVATVGSAGTIACGDRIKEVYPEVKIVAGEPVQCPTLSLNGYGGHDIQGIGDKHVTWIHNVMNNDAVVALDDIECKKLLQVMTDDEGKRFLKQFLKEKDVETMADIFGISGVANVVGAIKMAKHYKMTGEDNIVTIATDNMDRYHSVMANMTKTYGSLTMDEAKHRFESFALGAKTDWIFEGTMENRMRWHNLKYYTWVEQQGRTVEELNGTMSQDFWKAEREKVGGIDRLLLDYREKTR, encoded by the coding sequence ATGGGTAAGTTTGTGCTTGGTCCAACGTTCGAGGAAATGCTGCATCCAGAGAAGATCGACAGAAAAACGAGAGAGATCGCCTGGAAGATGAGGGAGGAAGATCCTCTGGATCCGATAAATCTGTACAACATTTCCTGGAGAGACATCGATAACAGGATCTACTATTTCGTTCTTCCGAAGGAATTTACTGGAGTCGATGCAAATATCGTCATTCTGTACGGAAAGGATTTCCCCACTGGCAGCCACAAGGTGGGAGCGACTTATTCGATTTTGATGGAAAAGGTTTTGAGAGGCGAAGTGGATCCAACTTACCACACTTTGGTTTGGCCTTCTACAGGCAACTATGGAATCGGAGGCGCTTGGGTCGGATGCAGAATGAAGTTCGATTCAGTAGTCATTCTTCCCGAAGAGATGTCCTCTGAGAGATTCGACATAATTAGAGAGTATGGCGCGAGAGTTATAGCAACCCCAGGTTGTGAGTCGAACGTGAAAGAGATTTACGATAAAGCAAAGGAATTGAAGGCAGCCAATCCAGAGAAAGTCCGTGTTCTCAATCAGTTTGAGGAGCTCGGAAACTATAGATTTCATTATTATGTGACAGGAAACACGATTCTGGAGATGATGGACGAGCTCAGGCTCGGTAACGGCAGGGTCTCCGCGGTCGTTGCGACGGTCGGCTCGGCAGGGACTATCGCTTGCGGCGACAGGATAAAGGAAGTATATCCTGAAGTGAAGATAGTGGCAGGAGAACCCGTGCAGTGCCCGACTCTTTCGCTCAATGGTTATGGTGGCCATGACATTCAGGGAATCGGAGACAAACACGTGACCTGGATTCACAATGTGATGAACAACGATGCAGTTGTTGCGCTTGATGACATCGAATGCAAGAAACTGCTCCAGGTCATGACCGATGACGAGGGCAAGAGATTCTTGAAGCAGTTTCTAAAGGAAAAAGATGTGGAGACAATGGCAGATATTTTCGGTATCTCGGGAGTTGCGAACGTCGTCGGTGCTATAAAGATGGCAAAGCACTACAAAATGACCGGCGAAGACAACATCGTGACCATTGCAACAGACAACATGGATCGCTATCATTCTGTAATGGCGAACATGACAAAGACTTACGGTAGCCTCACCATGGATGAAGCGAAGCACAGGTTCGAATCGTTTGCCCTTGGAGCAAAGACGGACTGGATATTCGAAGGGACCATGGAGAACCGAATGAGATGGCACAATTTGAAGTACTATACCTGGGTCGAACAACAGGGGAGAACTGTTGAAGAACTCAACGGCACGATGTCTCAGGATTTCTGGAAGGCTGAAAGGGAAAAGGTTGGTGGGATCGACAGGCTCCTCCTTGATTACCGCGAAAAAACCAGATAG
- a CDS encoding ABC transporter substrate-binding protein, whose protein sequence is MRKLLLLSIVLIFSLVLSATTIQFWHAMGGWRIDFLQSQADAFMKLHPDIKVEVQYTGSYRDTLNKMIAGVQAGTAPHVVQVFEIGTQMMIDGEVAIPIEEMMEADPSFDIGKFMPQVLNYYRVNGKLYSMPFNSSNAIVFYNKMLFEKAGLDPNDPPTTFESFIDVARKLTVKDASGNVEQAGFTVSLNSWFFEQLMAAQDAPLINQNNGRTGRPTAAVFNTPEGLAIFEWWNAMSQEGTMINTKFEDWTAARNLFISQKAAMLMTSTSDVALMMESAETNGFELGSVFLPRPADSKAGGAIIGGGSLWLIDGHPDAETKAAWEFIKFMAGTEQQIEWHKATGYFPVRKDSVEKLVASGYYGDYPDHLTALLQLLLSVQSYNTNGAITGAFPEIRTVVTTAIEKMIAGEMTPAQALKYAEDGATRAIVDYNEANY, encoded by the coding sequence TTGAGAAAGCTTCTTCTTCTTTCGATCGTGTTGATCTTCTCACTCGTACTGTCCGCAACAACAATCCAGTTCTGGCATGCAATGGGTGGCTGGAGAATCGATTTTCTGCAGTCTCAGGCAGATGCATTTATGAAATTACACCCTGACATCAAGGTTGAAGTGCAGTACACTGGAAGCTACAGAGACACTCTGAACAAGATGATCGCCGGGGTTCAGGCAGGAACGGCTCCTCATGTAGTTCAGGTCTTCGAAATCGGTACTCAGATGATGATAGATGGAGAGGTCGCAATTCCAATCGAAGAGATGATGGAGGCCGATCCGTCCTTTGACATCGGGAAGTTCATGCCTCAGGTGCTAAACTATTACAGAGTGAACGGAAAGCTTTATTCCATGCCCTTCAACTCTTCTAATGCCATCGTATTCTATAACAAGATGCTTTTTGAGAAAGCAGGCTTGGATCCCAACGATCCACCAACGACTTTCGAGAGCTTCATCGATGTGGCGCGAAAGCTCACTGTGAAGGATGCCTCAGGGAATGTTGAGCAGGCAGGTTTTACAGTATCTTTGAATTCCTGGTTCTTTGAACAGCTTATGGCAGCTCAAGATGCTCCGCTTATCAATCAGAATAATGGTAGAACGGGGAGACCTACGGCAGCAGTGTTTAACACGCCAGAGGGTCTTGCGATTTTTGAATGGTGGAATGCCATGTCCCAAGAAGGCACCATGATTAACACCAAATTTGAGGATTGGACCGCAGCAAGAAACCTGTTCATTTCTCAGAAAGCCGCAATGCTCATGACTTCAACTTCAGATGTAGCTCTTATGATGGAATCTGCGGAGACAAACGGATTCGAACTTGGCAGTGTTTTCTTGCCTAGACCGGCAGACTCAAAGGCCGGAGGAGCGATTATCGGCGGAGGGAGTCTGTGGTTGATTGATGGCCATCCAGATGCAGAAACAAAGGCAGCATGGGAATTCATAAAATTCATGGCCGGAACTGAGCAGCAGATTGAATGGCACAAGGCAACTGGCTACTTTCCAGTCAGAAAAGACTCAGTTGAAAAGCTAGTTGCAAGTGGTTACTACGGTGATTATCCTGATCACCTAACGGCGTTACTGCAGCTGCTGCTTTCTGTGCAAAGCTACAATACAAACGGTGCAATAACTGGCGCTTTTCCTGAGATCAGGACGGTTGTGACCACTGCCATCGAGAAAATGATTGCAGGGGAAATGACACCTGCGCAGGCGCTAAAATATGCCGAGGACGGTGCAACACGAGCAATAGTCGACTATAACGAAGCAAACTATTAG
- a CDS encoding carbohydrate ABC transporter permease, whose amino-acid sequence MRKWLPYLLLVPTFLIIVLFIYYPAVEAFRLSLYRVSTFGNKTTFVGIQNYINLFNNEQYLSSVRMTVVYVGLSVTISIFLGFIIAMLLTQNVPGTKLYRTFLFAPYAVSPAIAGTLWTFLLNPVVGHVNYVFMKLFGVQVEWLTSKPYAFYALIFATVWKILPFNMIFYIASIQNVSGDLLEAATLDGAGVMKKTWRIIFPLVSPITFYLVIMNIVSTMFTSFAIVDVMTKGGPGGYTTNMIYRLYLDAFTYQKRGPASAQSVIMFLIMIVVTIIYFTVAERRVHYQ is encoded by the coding sequence ATGCGAAAGTGGTTACCATATCTTTTGCTGGTGCCTACCTTTCTGATAATAGTCTTGTTTATCTACTATCCCGCAGTAGAGGCTTTCAGGTTGAGTCTTTACAGGGTGTCTACTTTCGGTAACAAGACTACTTTTGTGGGGATTCAGAACTACATTAATTTATTCAACAATGAGCAGTATCTCTCATCGGTGCGGATGACAGTGGTTTACGTGGGACTATCTGTGACAATCTCAATATTTCTAGGCTTCATAATTGCTATGCTTCTTACTCAGAATGTTCCGGGCACAAAGCTCTATAGGACGTTTTTATTTGCTCCTTATGCGGTTTCACCGGCAATCGCCGGTACGTTATGGACTTTTCTCCTAAACCCGGTTGTTGGTCATGTCAACTATGTATTCATGAAGCTTTTCGGAGTTCAGGTCGAATGGTTGACTTCGAAACCGTATGCATTCTATGCCTTGATCTTCGCCACGGTATGGAAAATACTCCCCTTCAATATGATTTTTTATATTGCCAGCATCCAAAATGTCTCAGGAGATCTGCTTGAAGCAGCTACTCTAGATGGTGCAGGGGTGATGAAGAAAACATGGAGAATCATCTTTCCCCTGGTCTCACCAATAACGTTCTATCTCGTAATAATGAATATTGTTAGCACGATGTTCACGTCGTTTGCAATAGTCGATGTAATGACTAAGGGCGGACCCGGCGGCTATACAACAAACATGATCTACAGACTGTACCTGGACGCCTTCACTTATCAGAAGAGGGGACCTGCCTCAGCTCAAAGTGTTATCATGTTTCTCATAATGATAGTTGTAACTATTATCTATTTCACGGTTGCAGAAAGGCGAGTTCACTACCAATGA
- a CDS encoding carbohydrate ABC transporter permease: protein MKKSTRKLLNTVIIEVVLISISFIFIMPLILAITMSLQPPQSVFSFPPKFFPTAFHIKNYFDAFKTVPFARLLLNSAIVSIAITLGKLVTGTLAGYAFSNFRFTGRGLAFGFLFATLFLPAETIMIVPLFSLMNRFGWVNTYWALTIPFMASATNTFLMRQQFMTIPLSLEDAARIDGAGPIKYFLKILLPLSKSIIAGSAIINFVYSWNIYLWPLIVTMEDKMKTVQIGVKMLIDAESANNWGIIMAGTMIAVIPTLVVFFLLQNLFVKSLVGTGIKE, encoded by the coding sequence ATGAAGAAGTCTACTAGGAAACTACTGAATACAGTGATTATTGAAGTCGTCCTGATTTCGATTTCATTCATTTTCATAATGCCGTTGATTCTTGCTATCACTATGAGTCTTCAGCCGCCTCAAAGTGTCTTTTCTTTTCCCCCGAAGTTTTTCCCGACAGCGTTCCATATCAAGAATTACTTCGATGCTTTCAAGACTGTTCCTTTTGCGCGTCTGCTTCTAAACAGTGCAATCGTGTCAATTGCGATTACTCTTGGCAAGCTCGTAACGGGAACACTTGCGGGATACGCCTTTTCAAACTTTAGGTTCACCGGAAGAGGGCTGGCCTTCGGTTTTCTATTTGCAACGCTCTTCCTGCCGGCGGAGACTATTATGATTGTTCCACTATTCTCGTTGATGAACAGATTTGGGTGGGTAAATACCTACTGGGCGCTGACAATCCCATTTATGGCGAGTGCAACAAACACTTTTTTAATGAGGCAGCAGTTCATGACGATTCCGCTTTCTCTGGAGGACGCTGCCAGAATCGATGGTGCCGGTCCGATCAAGTATTTCTTGAAGATCCTTCTGCCTCTTTCCAAATCGATCATTGCAGGTTCGGCGATCATAAACTTTGTCTATTCGTGGAACATATATTTGTGGCCTCTGATAGTTACGATGGAAGATAAGATGAAGACAGTGCAAATTGGAGTGAAAATGCTGATCGATGCCGAATCTGCTAACAACTGGGGGATAATCATGGCCGGTACTATGATTGCAGTCATTCCAACGCTTGTCGTTTTCTTCCTGTTGCAGAATCTCTTCGTAAAAAGTCTTGTCGGCACTGGCATAAAGGAATAG
- a CDS encoding LTA synthase family protein encodes MKKTYQWTPKTTALIVVLIIVKSLVFYAYTAELARASLLLGTLSWLAFLLLLFWVVFRGKFFLLYCVISCILFVDFLYFQYFGFLPSVKELVHVGQVGAVKDSIIYVLHPVSFIFIVDLIPVGFYLRKKTSSVEEWTGRKPGYTDILITIVMLIGLILPFSSEALQSYFVFNRYGVLAYHMFDLVKAVPGVDKGIAVDERVSYNGYVNKMAEAGKYFSIAEGRNIIVIQLESFQDFLVNFSYNGQEITPNLNRLISADSLYFDEVYQQVGAGNTSDCEFVILNSMHSLGEVSVYQTREDNSFYSLPSLLKSEGYHTVAFHGNNGWFWNREKIYPALGFSDFISLEDMESDEIIGFGLSDFSLFRQTLEHLESLVEPFFAFIVTLTSHNPYEIPEELRSIELLPEHEETLFGNYIQSVNYADRALGKFVEGLEKAGLYEDSLIVLYGDHAGLYPFNKENKDILTDLLQDEYDFAQAMNIPLIFHIPGSDLRIVNSTVGGQIDFFPTLLNLIGIVERNGILFGRDLLNASSGFAALTHYVPEGSFIDNSRVFIMSSDGVLNNSSAINRNSGVEIAPFSCLDGYKDSIQQIAASKYFILNNSISKLTSGTGTKEN; translated from the coding sequence TTGAAGAAGACTTATCAATGGACACCAAAGACCACTGCGTTAATAGTAGTTCTGATTATCGTGAAATCCCTTGTCTTTTACGCTTACACTGCTGAGCTTGCAAGGGCATCCCTGTTGCTTGGAACACTCTCCTGGTTGGCATTCCTTCTACTGCTTTTCTGGGTGGTGTTCAGAGGGAAGTTCTTTCTTCTGTACTGTGTTATCTCATGTATTCTCTTCGTTGATTTTTTATACTTCCAGTATTTCGGTTTTCTACCTTCGGTGAAGGAACTTGTTCATGTCGGACAAGTAGGTGCGGTAAAAGACAGCATAATCTACGTCCTTCATCCGGTAAGCTTCATATTTATAGTCGATTTGATACCCGTTGGTTTCTATCTGAGAAAAAAGACTTCTTCGGTAGAAGAATGGACAGGAAGAAAGCCGGGGTACACGGATATCCTTATTACGATTGTTATGTTGATAGGCCTTATTTTACCTTTTTCCTCTGAAGCGCTGCAATCTTACTTTGTCTTCAATAGATACGGCGTACTTGCCTATCACATGTTTGATCTGGTGAAAGCAGTCCCCGGAGTTGACAAAGGAATAGCCGTTGACGAAAGAGTCTCGTACAACGGTTACGTCAATAAGATGGCGGAGGCAGGCAAGTACTTTTCCATTGCAGAAGGCAGGAACATCATCGTGATACAATTGGAGTCATTCCAGGATTTCCTTGTTAACTTCTCTTACAATGGTCAGGAAATCACACCGAACCTAAATCGTCTGATCTCGGCCGATTCCCTATATTTTGATGAAGTATATCAACAGGTCGGAGCGGGAAATACTTCTGATTGCGAATTTGTTATTCTCAATTCAATGCATTCGCTCGGAGAAGTCTCCGTATATCAGACAAGAGAAGACAACAGTTTTTACAGTCTACCATCGCTTCTCAAGTCTGAAGGCTACCACACGGTTGCATTTCATGGCAACAACGGGTGGTTCTGGAACCGGGAGAAGATCTATCCAGCGTTAGGTTTTTCCGATTTCATTAGTCTAGAGGACATGGAAAGCGATGAGATTATCGGTTTTGGACTGAGTGATTTCTCGCTGTTCAGGCAAACGCTGGAGCATCTAGAAAGTTTGGTGGAACCGTTCTTTGCATTCATCGTGACGCTCACCAGCCACAATCCGTATGAAATTCCCGAGGAATTGAGAAGCATAGAGCTACTTCCCGAGCACGAAGAGACCCTATTCGGCAACTACATTCAGTCTGTCAATTATGCAGACAGGGCACTCGGTAAATTTGTCGAAGGTCTTGAGAAGGCCGGGCTGTATGAAGACTCCCTGATAGTCCTATATGGTGATCATGCGGGGCTGTACCCATTCAACAAAGAGAACAAAGACATCTTGACCGATCTTCTTCAAGACGAGTATGATTTCGCGCAGGCGATGAATATACCGCTGATCTTTCACATACCGGGTTCCGATCTTCGGATAGTCAACTCTACAGTTGGCGGTCAGATTGATTTCTTCCCGACTCTTCTGAATCTCATCGGAATAGTGGAGCGAAACGGGATCCTTTTCGGACGTGATCTTTTGAATGCTTCATCGGGATTTGCCGCATTGACTCATTACGTCCCCGAAGGCTCCTTCATCGATAATAGTAGAGTGTTTATCATGTCAAGCGACGGAGTACTCAACAACAGCAGCGCAATCAACAGGAACAGCGGAGTAGAGATAGCTCCTTTCAGTTGCCTGGATGGATATAAAGACTCCATACAGCAGATAGCAGCCTCGAAGTATTTCATTCTCAACAACTCGATTTCGAAGCTGACGAGCGGAACAGGCACCAAAGAAAACTAG
- a CDS encoding sensor domain-containing diguanylate cyclase translates to MFGEKNFGMPFKNFESRSLHLDNREMEEFELVFSVNEDSIDLVDSTGSGKSDSRLSEIFSTYNDIGRLSSMLGIEDLSSIILRASNGESTDLACCTKAFGVPRYYLVKAEKNDCTVKIRFEELGRHLAGEGYRNSLLSSFIKIVQDAPVAVSIKNSSCDSLWLNEMAKEAGFITQDQDMSPRKESFIEMVQHEGESEYFRSFVVDLKDRDSGFVSVKYSIDISDSEKAKYKLQMSRNKIRRLHEVALELAKADTEEEVYDLFINASCRILEFAVYSLDIVEGEDLVVKRVTNSVPNNGEERYSKYEGVAGRTLWEGKTLVFPDITTCQEARPRSSDYKSALSIPLGNFGVFQTISTERDAFDSEDVELAELLAAHVTEAISRIRSRGEIIRLTYYDPLTGALSRYGLEEFSAAEIEKSNRFSTPLSLMMLDVDDLKAINDSLGHIYGDFILSWVVESVKMIIRNSDRIIRWGGDEFLIILPGVAMEGAESMGKRILDRLEKRSLEEDTTATVSIGITEYLGDGDSVDGMIYRADLALRAAKSKGKNRLQVYKKDCF, encoded by the coding sequence ATGTTCGGAGAAAAGAATTTTGGGATGCCTTTTAAGAACTTTGAATCGAGGTCTCTTCATCTCGATAACCGAGAAATGGAGGAATTCGAGCTAGTCTTTTCTGTCAATGAAGATAGCATCGATCTTGTTGACAGTACTGGATCCGGAAAATCGGACTCCAGGCTGAGCGAAATCTTCTCTACGTACAACGACATTGGAAGGCTTTCCTCAATGCTGGGAATTGAAGATCTATCTTCAATCATTCTCAGGGCAAGTAATGGAGAGAGTACTGACTTAGCGTGTTGTACCAAGGCTTTTGGCGTGCCGCGTTATTATTTGGTCAAGGCCGAGAAGAACGATTGCACAGTCAAGATCAGATTTGAAGAGTTAGGTCGACACCTGGCCGGCGAAGGCTACCGGAACTCTCTTCTTTCCTCCTTCATAAAGATCGTTCAGGACGCACCGGTTGCAGTCTCTATAAAAAATAGTTCTTGCGACTCGTTATGGCTGAATGAGATGGCAAAGGAAGCTGGCTTCATTACTCAAGATCAAGATATGTCTCCCAGAAAAGAGAGTTTCATTGAGATGGTTCAACATGAAGGAGAAAGCGAATACTTTAGAAGTTTCGTGGTAGATCTAAAAGACAGAGATTCCGGATTCGTTAGCGTAAAGTACTCGATTGATATAAGCGATAGTGAGAAAGCCAAGTATAAGCTCCAGATGAGCAGGAACAAGATACGGAGACTTCATGAGGTAGCCCTTGAACTGGCGAAGGCAGATACGGAGGAAGAGGTCTATGATCTCTTCATAAATGCGTCCTGCAGAATTCTAGAATTCGCTGTATACAGTCTAGACATTGTGGAGGGGGAAGATCTCGTTGTGAAGAGGGTGACCAATTCAGTTCCAAATAATGGTGAGGAACGCTACAGCAAGTACGAAGGAGTCGCCGGGAGGACCCTCTGGGAGGGAAAAACTCTCGTCTTTCCCGATATTACGACGTGCCAAGAGGCAAGGCCAAGAAGTAGCGACTACAAATCCGCGCTGAGCATACCTCTTGGAAACTTTGGAGTTTTTCAAACGATATCAACTGAGCGGGACGCGTTTGACAGCGAGGATGTTGAGCTCGCAGAATTACTGGCCGCGCATGTCACCGAGGCGATCAGCAGAATTCGAAGCAGAGGAGAGATCATAAGACTCACCTATTACGATCCTCTAACGGGCGCGCTGAGCAGGTACGGGCTCGAGGAGTTTTCTGCCGCAGAGATCGAGAAATCGAATCGATTCTCCACACCTCTCTCATTGATGATGCTTGATGTCGATGACCTCAAGGCAATAAACGATTCCCTGGGCCATATATATGGTGACTTTATTCTTTCATGGGTGGTCGAATCAGTTAAGATGATCATCAGGAATTCCGACCGGATAATCAGGTGGGGTGGAGACGAGTTCTTGATAATCCTGCCCGGGGTTGCCATGGAAGGCGCCGAGTCTATGGGGAAGAGAATCCTCGATCGGCTTGAGAAAAGAAGCTTGGAAGAGGACACCACTGCTACAGTGAGCATAGGGATTACAGAGTATCTCGGAGATGGAGACAGTGTCGACGGTATGATATACCGTGCCGACCTGGCACTTCGTGCTGCAAAGAGCAAAGGAAAGAATCGTCTTCAAGTCTACAAAAAAGACTGCTTCTAA
- a CDS encoding flavodoxin family protein: MPDENEKKILVVYYSHDESTKSIAESIANETNADLLELKPLDEKGGRRVRYIWEGESVSMNPIPPLEPFSVDPNEYDLIFLGSPVWAMSYAPPVESFLRKATLSNKNIALFCTHEGLMGIVFQEMISKLSDNKIVGAIDFYDPIGSGVKYAANASANWARQVLKSIN, translated from the coding sequence ATGCCTGATGAAAATGAAAAGAAGATACTCGTTGTCTACTACTCTCATGATGAAAGCACGAAATCGATTGCTGAGTCCATAGCAAACGAAACGAATGCCGATCTTCTCGAACTGAAACCTTTGGATGAAAAAGGTGGAAGGAGAGTCAGATACATCTGGGAGGGGGAAAGCGTAAGTATGAATCCCATTCCACCTCTCGAACCTTTTTCGGTAGATCCGAATGAGTACGACCTCATTTTTCTCGGTTCGCCGGTCTGGGCAATGAGCTACGCTCCGCCAGTGGAGAGTTTTTTGAGGAAAGCTACGCTTTCAAACAAAAACATAGCACTTTTTTGCACTCACGAAGGCCTAATGGGAATCGTCTTTCAAGAAATGATCAGCAAATTATCTGATAACAAGATCGTTGGTGCGATTGATTTCTACGATCCCATTGGTTCAGGTGTGAAGTACGCTGCAAATGCAAGTGCCAACTGGGCAAGGCAGGTATTGAAATCGATTAACTAA